taacgttcaatttggtttctatttcttgcgatcgacgcagacaatatttattttggatacagatccacagtctacctaTGATTGCGTGCTAAATAGAACACGAGATCAATAAAATGTTTAGTCACAAACACATGTACCCTCAAGAAAAGCTCTACTTCCTGGTATATCGATGTTGCCATTCGGTTACAGGCCGCTTCCACTCAAGCGTCTCGGTGTCAGTTAATACTAAGCCAACAACAGGAGACTCCTCGTCCAACATCGAAGTGAACACGAACGAAGCAACAAAAATTCAACTATAGAAACGAGATAATTACCTTAGCGGAGTCCTTGAGGTGCGCCATGCTTGGATCGTTGATGGGTTTGCCGCTGGCAGCTTTGGTGGCATGTATGAGATCGCCAAGAGCAGAAGCAACATCTTTCACGGCGTTGATGAGCATCACCTGTGCTTCAGGATTTTGGCTACCCAAGCTAGCGGCGCCATATTTCACAACTTCAGCCAGTTGGACAATCGTCGACACAGCATTCTGCGCGGCAACAGCTAATTGTTCTTGCGAGGAGGCAGCGCCCGCGACGAGCGTCTTAGTGTCCTCTACCAGAGCTTTGGCTGTCTTCAAGATGTTCTCTCTGTGATCGGCGAAAGTGTCGCCCTCGTTCTCCGCGTGCAATGTGCCAGCAGTGGCGAACATAATCGTGGTGTCCAGATCTCCGATGATCCCCGATACTGTGCTGGCTGCGTTGATGCAAGCTTGCGTGCCTCGGGAACCTGCTTGAAGCGCCGCCAACACCTGCGACACCTTCTCCGTCACGTTCTTGCTGTATTCCGCTACTTCTCTCTGAGCGTAAGCATCGCCGGATGATATTTGACAGGTTCCCGCAGCTCGGACAATGTCTGCGCAAGCCCGACCAAGCTCCTGCACACCTGTTCGAAGTCTTGCCGATACATCAGCATTGGATGCTGCTGCTGACGCACCGGAGGTGTCGCGAGCAAGTTGCATATACTTGTGAGAGATGTCCACTGCGAGCGGACCGAGCCTGGCCACGTCGGTGCTGGACTTTGTCGACTGGAATTTGAAGAAATGAGATATTAGGATTCGATCAATTACCTGACTAGTTAGCTTGAGTCGACATGATTACATTGTAACATAATTAACCTCTTAAGTAGCTACGACGGATATATGTATTCGCATTAAATTAAGAAACGTGAAACGCTATGCCCAAGTCGAATATATTCACTTgcgtttaataatattaataactatgatAGTAGATCAATTGTTTACCATCTCTTGCGCCAGTTGCGCAATCTCCTTAGCAGCCTCCACCATCCTGGTCTGATAGTCTACGTAAGAATCAACTGTGTCGATGGTGGAGATCCTATGGTCCTCTAACCTGACCATGGCCCGCGAGATTGTATCGATCAGCCCGGTGACAATGCCGTTCGAAGTAGAAATGGTCTCCAAAGTGTTCTGCAACTCGTGCAGCGCATCTTTCATAGACTCCACAGTTTCGTCGACCTCTGCGTGCAACTTGACGGCCTTCGGGTTACCCCCGATCTCCTTGACCACGCAGACAAGCTGCAGAGCAGATTCGGTGACGGTTTTCGTTTGATCGAGTAGCACCATTTGTTGTTTCGACTGCACCATGTTTGAGGCAGCGCCAATGGCTCCGGAGACCAACGGTTCGCAGTACAGAGCCACTTGGCTGACAGTGTGGCCCACGTTCTCAGCCTCGTACTTAGCAGCCATACGCAGAGGCTCCAGTTTCTCGCGCAACTCGTTTACACTGCTCTCCATTTGATCCATGAATCCTTGGACTGTGTTCTCCCGTCGCGGTGCCAGCGCCTGTGACACCGCGCTGAGCGAAGCAGCGTCCAACTCTCTGATCCTAGCGGACAATTTATCCATGGCAGCGTCGCATTCCTTCTGTCCTGACGCTTTGTCTCTGATAGACGCGACTAGGGACTTGATAGAGTCGCTAACGCTCTTGCTATGATTAGCCAGCAGTTGCCAAGTCGGGGGATCTTTAGGACTAACAGCCAAGCTCTTAGCCGCTCGCACCATGGCACAAGAGCCATCGATGATAGCCTTCCCCGCGCTAGTAATCGGCTCTTGAGCAGCTCTAGCAGTGATGGATATCTTAGCAGGCTGACTGGCGAATTCGGGTGATCCGGCGAAGGTACATAAATTATCAACCGCCTCTAGAAGCGGTTTCGTGGCCTCGCCGCACTTGTCCCTGTTAGCTTCGGAATAATTCTGGTCGAGTGCCTTGATCTCCTTCACTAGAGCGGACGTCGAGTTAGCAACGTCCTTAGCCGACTGAACAAAGTGTCGCTTGGCGACCAGATTGCTGGTCTTGTTGGAAGCTTCTCGGCAAGCGTTGCACAGCGCGCTCGTGTACTTCGCGATCATGGTAGCGGCCGAGAGGACCTGTTGTTCGGTGCTGGTCGGGTTTCCAAGACTCTGGCAACCAGTGTGGATGGCTTGCGCGGCTCTCAAGAACTGAGCTTGATCCACGAGACCTGGTTTCCCGGCGACTGAAGATGGATCGCTTACACCTGCCAGGTACGCAGCTTGAGCTGCTGCTTCGATGAGACCACAGACGGACGAGGAGACTCCTCGAACGGCCACAGAGAACTGTTCGTGTTCCGATTTCTTAGCGTGATTCGCTATACCTGTCATTCCATCACCGAGGCTCTTGCTCTTCTCCATGACCGTTTCGAGGCACTCGAAGTACGACGCGTCGGATATAGACTCGCTAGGGTTGTCCAACAGAGATCGCATCGATTGGATGTTTCGAATAGCATTGTCGCACTCGTTTTGCCCGGGCGCAGCAGATATACAGACGTCGACGAGGTAATTGATGGAATCGGTTACTGCTCTAGCAGCAGCAGACAGCTGATTCTTCGCATTCGGTGCGCTGGGATCAGCGGCCACAGTTTTAGCAGTCACCAGCAGCTTGCTCGATGTCATACTGACGTTCTTCAAAGAGACTACCATCTGACTGCGGGTGTCGATAGTCGTTTGACCGGCCATCTCCATTCCAACGCCTAACAGGTCTCCGAAAGCGTTGGtgaattcttttgaggagcTTGCCAGTTGCACTGGAGAACGCACGGATGAGACCACGTTCGAGGAAGCATCGTTTAGGTTTGCGGCTGCGTTGTTCAAGTCGGATTGAAGTTGCCTGtaagagaaaaattaaattttatggatgAACTGCAGAAAATCTTGATATTGACAGACTTTattctgtatattttattgtgtTGTGTATTAAACTCTAAATTTTCGTGAAAAATTATTGCCCAATGAAATGTGAGACGCGTCAAatgtattaaataaaaatgtctctAAATAACACATTGATTCGTTACTTACAATTACAACAGACTGTAATGGAAACGATCAACGGTATCGTTAAATGAAAACACGGAGTGGTTAAGTGATTAATTCCAAATATGCCAAATATCGATCGATTTTTCAAGTAACATGTTTCAACGGTAAGCGTCGTTCAAATTTACGAACAATTATCGCCGACCATTCAAATGTATGTCAGCAAACGATAATTGAAACACAAGAACCAATGAGGTAAGAAACTATCGCGCAGCAAGATAGCAGCGTCTTTATCACAGACACGAACAAACTTACCCATAATTTTTGTTGGTTTGCGGGTATTCGTTCATGCCGAGCACTTGCGTCATGTCCTCGATATTCTTGATCGCTTCGTCGACGTCTCTTTGACTAGTCAAGGTGTCTTTAGCAACGGCAGCCAAGTTAGTTTCGTTGACTTGAATATCTACCGTCTTCAGGGTGGTAGAAACAGTTCTCAAAGCCGGAGTGGCTGCCGCGGTGGTCGCTGCTCTGAGCTCTTTCGCAGCCTGGCGCAGTTGATCCTGCATCTTAGCGTCGTGGGGACTGCTAGCACACTGTCGAGCAGCCTCCACCATCTTCGCAGTAGCGTCGGCTAGCACTTTCGCTGCAGCCAGCAGTCGACACTGCTGCTCGGAATCTGTCTGCCTCTCTGCCTCGCCTTTTATGCTCTGGATCAACTGGGCGGTTGCTTGACCGACTACTCTTGCTTGCCTGACCATCTCGCCGGCGTCTCCAGTGCTGGCGAACAGCTTATCCGTTGCAATTAATATCGTCTCCACCGCTCCCTCTTGCACCGTCTCTTTGGCACGTTCGCCTCTCGTGGCTGTCTTTATGTGGTTCAGCAGGTCGTTCAACGTCCTGCTAACTTCAGCAGCTGCTGCGCTCAGTTCCTTCAGGAGGTTGTCGTCGTTACAGGTGTCGTTGCACACTTCGACCAAACCTTCCACTGCTCTCGTCACTTCTCTGACGGCGTTCATCAGCTGCGTCTGGCAAGCTGGAGATTGCAGGGTTGGTGCCACGACCTTGGCACACGCTACCAGTTGCGATGTAGCTAGAGCACATTGTGTCGCAGCGGATATCACGCGGTTCTGCGTTGCTGAATCTTCACAGGTGGCTGCTATGTTCTTCGCTTTGAGCACCAACGCGGCGGTCGAGTTAGCTACCGCCTTCGCCAGGGCGAGCAACATGTCCTGCAGCTCCCGGTTCGAGTCATTCTCTTCTCCAATGGTTGTTAATACTTGGTGCGAAGCCTCGCCCACGCGAGATGCAGCGTTAAGCAGGCTCTGTCGCGGCTGGAAAACAGATATGAATATTTAGTTTTAGGCAGGTTATTGTTAAGGAGTGGTTCTAGCGAGGCGGTACAACAATTGAACAAACTGTCAGACCTTGCGTTGAggtttagtccagtcaatgaatgctcgtaaggggggtgtagagcgAAATggtaggaacacaatttttaactttgggactttgtttggactagttaggaaggaaacatactaaaagtccctactcctaggagtaTTATATACTAGGAGTACTACCGGTGTACAGGGggacacgtagaaggtcccctttttcggttttccgcttatatctcggaaactatgtgtcctagcgataagaccatgctatacaaaattaaagctgacaaaatgtgccttAAGTTAtccgcatagtttccgagatatccgagctcaaagttcactaattgtgaaaaagaaatttttgccttatttgactagctaactcttcagcacaattagtgaactttgagcgcggatatctcggaaactatgcgagatagcgaaaaactgaatcgaatcaatcttatagcacattttgtcagcttcaattttgtatggaatggtcacatcgctaggacgcatagtttccgagatatccgcgctcaaagttgactaattgtgaaaaagaaatttttgcctcacgctttttgccttacttgactagcttcagcacaattagtgaactttgagtgcggatatctcgaaaactatgcaagatagcgaaaaactgaatcaaatcaatcttctggcacattttgtcagctttaattttgtatggaatggtgttatcgctaggacgcatagtttccgagatataagcgaaaaaccgaaaaaggggaccttctacgtgcccccctgcaccccgctcacctcctaggaatggggacttttaatatgtttacctcctagctagtccaaacaaatacccaaagttaaaaattgtgttccttccatttccctctacaacttttcgttgactggactagttAGCGTAGGGAAAAAGGTTTTTTTCGATTTCCGGTTTCCTTCGAGTAACTTATTGTACCATGGAAAGTGAACTGTCTACAATAAAGACTCGAGATTTAAGATATTTGATGTGCTGGATTTTTCATGAACAGCGTATCAGAAGCAACAAAAGACCATATTTTACTTGTATAATTTACTtgattaatataaatgtatagcGCATTCGATGTCGTAAATTTATATTATCCTGCACATCAAATTGAGACAATTACATTCTGAGAAAACTTCGTTCAAAGTTCGAAGTACATACTTggtaaattttaaaataatcagAATTTTATCATTGAATTTAACAGTACACTCTTCAATACATTCACGATTTTGATAAGGGAATAAAAAGAATTCTGTTGTTCAAAACCGCCATACCAGAATTACCCCTTAAGTTTCAAATAAACATATTTATtgctaaaaaaataaaatatgaaatataagtAAGGTGTGCATACGTGATTTTCTGCTCTAGAATAAATTATTACCGTGTGAAAGTTTGGGTACatgtttcttttaattatcctgttAATTCACAAAATTATTTACGATTGTCTATCTTTTTCAGGCACATGACGTAGACGATGTGAATGTACCCAAACTTGTGATTCTTTTGTTTAAAGCACATAAGGAACTCAACAATCAACTAAACAAATCTCGCAACATTTAGTGTACAACGATTTCTCTCTAAACTAATTGCAAGAAGAAAATAGGCTGCATTGCTgtcgtttgaaaattaaaacgtATGAAAACATGTTCAAGAAGCTCTTTCTAGTTACTTTGAAATCAAGGTGAAATAGAATCGATGAATTAATATTCTGTGACTATCTATGAAATTGTTTGTGTCAGTGCTTACGTATTTATCGTAGATACAAGCCATTATGTAGAAAGGCTGTACAGAAAAGTATAGTTTAAACTTTTATTGGAAATCTTTCTTaatattctttttaaataaattcgtaTGATAACTTTTTATCATAGATCGTGTTTCATATATTTCTTATCTCATATCTGATTTTGAATAACACACTCGTTGCTCCGATGAGAGCATACCAGATACAATTAAGTTTCATTTGACAAGTAGATTTTCGTGCGAGGTTTCTACATCGCTTTTCAACGTTGTATACAAAtttaaataatcgaaaatacaatttcaagtATAAAGATTCAATTTTAAATGCGCAGTTGCAAGATATACAGATACGATCATAGAccttaacacgttgactaccAAACTTGTGTccaaaacaattgcaaaaagtcagagcaatttatttaataatgcaaaagTTGAAAAGTCAAGATTTACCACATCAATCACTTTTAAAATcttattgtataataaattgaCACAAAAGTTTATGTACAAGTTTGATAACTAGACAAATAATAGGAGAAATTTGGACCAGTAAAGAAATCACAAGAATTAAAGGATATTGGTGTGCAATTTTCAACTTCTAAAGATTATTAACCTCTTGCCCTGCAATATTAAACCGGGATGAaattctaatttggttttgttaatatacagaataacttttgaacgaatggaccaaaggacttcaatttctctgtaaggctggaaggattagtttagtaaatgacgtctaataaatctGTTGACAAAATACATTTGatgggaattgtgaaaaacaatagtaaaaattgatttttacaacttttccaactgggccaataacgaaaatttaaaacatgagtTTTGTAcgctcattgaaattggttaattttcGTGTCTTCCGTGTACAATGATCATCATGGCAGTCAAAGTATTAAGAAACGAACTCCGCTTTACCAAAGCCagaccagagttgtgctaatttaattacattgtaattcaattgcgtaattgaattactttataattgaaatacaatgtaattcaattactaagtattttaatcagatgtgtaactgaaataaaatgtaattgaaatacgatataattgaaatacaatataattgaaatacaatataatattaaaatacagctttccaaattatagcccagaactttgaagaagtgcgatatagttttatgtttttctttcatatacttgtttagtGTCtctgcggcgtagtttctattcctcgtcctcgttcataatacgtaaacgctattttatgtaatttaattacgaagtattttataattgtactccattgcaattacgaattacattgtaatttaattgaacaaagatctgaattatacattacaatataactgaattacgatgtaatttaattacaatgtatttcataattgtactccattgcaattacgaattacattgtaatttaattgaatgaagatctgaattataaattataatataactgaattacaatgtaatttaattacgtagtattttataattgtactccatttcaattacgaattacattgtaatttaattgaatgaagatctgaattatacattacaatataactgaattacaatctaattcaatttcaatatattttataattgaactccattgcaattacgaattacattgtatagtttaattgaatgaagatctgaattataaattacaatatgtataactgaattacaatataactgaattacaatgtaattcaattactttgtattgggttggcaagaaagtaatttcggtattttaaggtgaaataaaacctaatttctttattcaagcgatgaactttaaccaataaaatattttcttatttattctttttggcaaaacaTCATCAAACAGATGGgataatatcttattcattaaagttcattgcttgaattaaaaaattaagctctatttcattttaaaataccgaaattactttcttgccgacccaataattataattctgaagtaattcaattgtaattctgcacaactctgaccAAGACCAAGAAAGGCGAATGCTTCCGTAGTTTGAAATGGCAAAGTCCAGGTAACTTGGCAAATGGCGCGGTCAGCacttgtgactccgagagacacAGATAAGAAAAAGAGTATATCAGAGTCCCGATAAGAGAACGTACCTCTTTGGTCTCGGGCTCGGTGGCTTTCAGTAAATCAGAGAATGCCGAGCAAAGTTTCCTGGCGGCATCCAGGAGCCTGTCGCCGGAAGTGTCGTCCTCCATGAGGGCAGCGATCATCCGGACCCCCTTCGTCATCTCGGGCAGATTGGTGGCGATCGTGGTGATCGCTGCTCCTACAGCGGTGTGATCGACGTCGTCTGCTGGGCCGGATGTCAAGGTGACAACCTGCGCTGTCGCGGCGTTCATCGCCGCGATTTGCGAGCCGACATTCTGCTTGTGCGTATCTATGGTCTGCTCGATCCATTTCAAAGAGGCTGGATCCGTTCCCAGCTCGGGCAACGAAGCCTTGCAGGATAGCTCAGTCTCCGCGATATGGATCACCTCGTGACCAGCGGTGATAGTCGACAGTAAGGCACGTTGTGGTTCGGACAGGACGGATGTAACCTTGGTTTGTTGTACCTGATTTCAAGGCAGATTGTATTTTATCCTCGCAGTTCACCGGTGCTCGCTGTTCAGAGAGGCTTTTGGTAGATTGCGTATGTTTGTGCAAACTTAGGGGACTATAGGGTAATCTGGGCCATGATGTTTGATGTTGCTgggcaattttttatttttctaggcgaattgtggggggggggggggaagaagGTGGAATCAAGTAAAATCTCATTTTCAGTGGTAGCACGGTAGCactcaaaagtcttatttttttactttaacgacatctgccacattcatgcgacccgccctgtgttcCGTATACCGGcatcggccacattagtgtcACCGTGCTGctctctcaaaaacaggctgaatcccggcCCGGCCTGCAGGCCCTGGGCCAATGGCGCGCACAGGGGCCCGCCCAAAATCAAGCAGCCTGGGCCTCGAGCAGCTCCAAGCGTTGTGTTGCCCGTAATCTGCAGGCCAAGGGCTCTGCAAGCTCTACAGGCTCTGGCAGACTGGGCCAGGTGGCAGGCTGTGCTGAATGGGACGACCACTACTCGTTTGTAAAAGTATAAGTTTCCATAAATATGCGCAATCTACCCATTACAATAATACAGTGGCAGACATATTAATACGGACACTTTGTAAACTGAAGATTGGTAGGTGGACAGTAATGCTATTTGCATTAACAAAACCATATTTTAAACCTTAATACATGCATGTTTGCAAATCGTATTATACATGAGAATAATAACTGAATCATACGTGAGAACTTGGATGCCACTGTATCGCAAAATGTATTAGAAATTTGTGATAAATTCGAACACTTGATgcataaaaatggaaaaattgtagaataaaCATTAGCATGATAATAAATTTTGCCTAATTTATCACTAAGCGAAATAAATAGTGTTATTCATTCAGTGAACAAAACTACTGTGTACTATGTTTCTAAAAATATAGCATGAATGCGTTTATTCTGTAGCAGAACCTTgaacaattatatttttagGTTTCGTTAcaccaattttataaaattgttctaTCTTTGATGTGATTCTTTAACtcccgtatttcattctgtacttaTTTATTATAGACAGacataaaataatttgataAGCAGGTATTTCATTGATAAAAAGAAGAACAAAAATAAGAAACGTATGCTAGAAATCTTATAATAATGAACTGGATCATTGATCAAAATcttgaattttgtattatttagaaAGGGCAAAAAAGACTTTAACTTCttcgtaactagactgcggatctttatgcatttatggcttataaaaattttcaaaaaattgctgGAGTAtttaattcgatagaatttagtacgaattttatttaatttggatctacaaacgctattatcaatgaaaatagaattttatttggtactacttccttaaaatttgtctacaaaaattgaaaattgcatgaacattcgcagtctactcgtaacCCATAGGGAAAGTACATTTCATAAAAGATTAAACAACCTGTAATCGAATAATCCtatgaatattataaaatgataaATTTTTCGACAATCAATGTATGACGTAGTTTAAAATACATAGCAAACGAAACTGTGTGCTACATGAAAGGAAAAGAATCAACAATACAGACTTCACTGTCTAACGGTCTAACGTATATGAACAAATTCGCGTATTTTTCCatggttgaatttgaatttgaataatGTTAAATTTCAGTGACGTCTGCACGTATTGGAAAATCAAAAACATAATTAGAATTCGATCAAAACGAAAATCGTTGCATTCGATGTTGCTTTTCATTAACCAATTGCGCAATAACTGAAAGTTTCATGATTTTGTACCTACTCTGTGTCCGTAATAGAAGGCGCCTAgcatgaaaataaatgtaaccgTCTATTAGTCGCATGGAAATTTGCTTCAACTtagaatgaaatcaacttatTACTGATTTCTAAAACTTAAATGTATTGCCGAATTATATACTGCGATCGGTTAAAGATGCTCGATCTAAGCTATTACTACAGTGGATATTACTATGGCCCTTGCTCTTGTGAATAAACCAGTGTTTCTCTATTGCACAGTGCATGTGTTGCCCAAACAAAATTTGAAGTAAACAAATCTCAGTAAAGATGGTCGAACAATTCGCACAGAATCTTGTGCTTTTATCAAGTGAATCATTAAACATCCGATTAcgggaaaaaattaattttgctaaTTGTAAGATGTTCATTCATCTTATTCAACTCATTTgcgattatttatttaatagttCATTAACGCTTCAGCTACCAGAGTCCTATTAGTAATGATTCCTACTAATAATAGACATTCTACTGCGCTGTGTCCAAAACAAGTGTAATAATGCTCTTAAATGGCAATTCCATTTACATTGTATCACTCAATATAATTTCACCAAGAAATTCTCAAATGctaatctttaatatttaaagaacTTTAACAGTTTAACAATTTTAAAGAACATTAAGTGTAAATCCAAAATGATCAAGATCAAAGCGCTTAAGGGGTAGCCCAGTTACATCTTTCATAACTATTTTAGGTTAGGTATTATTTTAGAAACGTTTTGAATGTAATCCCTAGACTACGGATCGTAATTGGTtgcgtgaaatataaaacagcgaaaaaatagaaaaatttgagaatattgtaatgttgttttcaatgtaacaaagccattcagagatgaaatcaatttttattttattcctgcttctcccacaataaatgcagaacaatttttagtttgcataaagatccgcagtctagtgatcgctATATGTGCGACTAtaaaccccttgccttacaatatagGGTCCGACTCGTAACAAAGAATAGTAAAAATGTATATCAATAATTTCCTATAACcgaaataacattttattttggttttgttactgtacagctattggagaacatatagacATTCAATAGATATAAGTCTCCTCCTTGTTcaaggaaattacgatctacaaaaaagttctaatcactgaaatcgtaaaatacATCATAGGGCAAGGGTTTAATTTCAGCAAATCGACATTTTGAAGTAAAGCAGGCTCCCCTTAAGTAGAAGTATTCCATGATCGCGCCACTTGATCGATAAATCGtcaaattacaaattacaaaagGGGGTATGGTATGTTGCATATCTCTGAATGATCTGAAACGAATCCGATTAAGGTCAGTTAATGGGAAACACTGGGATTCAACATGAGCAAGGGCCTTTAAGTTTCTCATAGCTCTTACCATCGGTGGAGCGTGAGCGATGTTCACCTGGCCGCTGACAGTCGTGTATTGAGCACCGCCCATGTGCCCAGTCTCATATGGTCGAGCCCCTATAAATCGTATCATGCAACTATCCCAGTGGTATTTACAATGATCGATCGTTACGATCGATTGCACGACACCGAGCACGCTCAACAAGAAGCTAGATACCCACTAATCGGCTCCGTGATGCGAAGCAACACATTTAGAGAAGCTCTTCAGGTTCACGCGTCTTTTACGCACGGAACAACGAGACAAACATGTACAGTTCGACAAGCTTAAAGGATCGAGAGCAGTCCGAGCACTAAGGACAAAATAAAGACATGCTGGACCGCTGGCAGATCATAGTGTATCGGTTTTTCTATTATAGCAATCTGCAGGAAGTGTACCGACAGCGCTTTGGGTTTCTATCGCCACACACATCTTTGGTaacacgtgaaaaattattGGAGCTTGGGTGGGAAGTGATATCACATCCACCATACAGCCAGGACATTGCACCATCAGATTACCGtttatttctacaattagaagagAATGGTGAccatataatttttctttttacaaaGAGTAAtctttgcggattttatgcacataGTAATGTTTCAATATAAGCGAAAACTTTGGATCTGAAATGTCACAAAACCCTGCGCAGATACTATTTCCTTGAGTGGGCAAAACATAGATAGCAGTGTATTAGCGAAATGATACTGATCCAGTGATGAAacttctttctttttaaataacttCTTTAGGAAAccttgaccaacatattcgtaacATTTTTCTGCTTGAAAGCATTATAATCCGGAGAAAGGTAGAAAATATTTAACCAGAGTGCTCGTAATGTATGATTTTGTTTAAACTTGTCGAACTAGCAGTATAGTATATACAAAATTTAGGAAATCAATAGCTAATGCCCGAGGATTCAAATGTGCAAGGGTTTCTCAGCTCCGCTTGTTGCCTTTCACT
The sequence above is drawn from the Lasioglossum baleicum chromosome 8, iyLasBale1, whole genome shotgun sequence genome and encodes:
- the Rhea gene encoding talin_middle and talin-RS domain-containing protein rhea isoform X2, which encodes MATLSLRIYIPEKNATKTMQFDPSTSVYDACRIIREKLVEASNMGQPKDYGLFLADEDVKKGVWLEPGRNLDYYILRNSDLLEYRRKLRTLRVRMLDGTLKTLLVDDSQPVANLMVVICTKIGITNHDEYSLVRELADEETENQKPGNFGTLTLKRKKEEKGERDAKMDQLRKKLKTDDEVNWIDPSKTLREQGIDESETVLLRRKFFFSDQNIDSRDPVQLSLLYVQARDAILDGTHPVTQEKACTFAGIQCQIQFGDYKEDKHKPGFLDLKEFLPQSYVKVKGIEKKVFAEHKKHGGVSELDAKVLYTKTARSLSTYGVTFFLVKEKMKGKNKLVPRLLGVTKDSVLRLDEKTKEILKTWPLTTVRRWGASPNTFTLDFGDYSDQYYSVQTTEAEQILQLISGYIDIILKKQKAKDHFGIEGDEGSTMVEDSVSPLKATFMQHATSNVGKGNVEAVSVAIPAVMRVGDGARPYETGHMGGAQYTTVSGQVNIAHAPPMVQQTKVTSVLSEPQRALLSTITAGHEVIHIAETELSCKASLPELGTDPASLKWIEQTIDTHKQNVGSQIAAMNAATAQVVTLTSGPADDVDHTAVGAAITTIATNLPEMTKGVRMIAALMEDDTSGDRLLDAARKLCSAFSDLLKATEPETKEPRQSLLNAASRVGEASHQVLTTIGEENDSNRELQDMLLALAKAVANSTAALVLKAKNIAATCEDSATQNRVISAATQCALATSQLVACAKVVAPTLQSPACQTQLMNAVREVTRAVEGLVEVCNDTCNDDNLLKELSAAAAEVSRTLNDLLNHIKTATRGERAKETVQEGAVETILIATDKLFASTGDAGEMVRQARVVGQATAQLIQSIKGEAERQTDSEQQCRLLAAAKVLADATAKMVEAARQCASSPHDAKMQDQLRQAAKELRAATTAAATPALRTVSTTLKTVDIQVNETNLAAVAKDTLTSQRDVDEAIKNIEDMTQVLGMNEYPQTNKNYGQLQSDLNNAAANLNDASSNVVSSVRSPVQLASSSKEFTNAFGDLLGVGMEMAGQTTIDTRSQMVVSLKNVSMTSSKLLVTAKTVAADPSAPNAKNQLSAAARAVTDSINYLVDVCISAAPGQNECDNAIRNIQSMRSLLDNPSESISDASYFECLETVMEKSKSLGDGMTGIANHAKKSEHEQFSVAVRGVSSSVCGLIEAAAQAAYLAGVSDPSSVAGKPGLVDQAQFLRAAQAIHTGCQSLGNPTSTEQQVLSAATMIAKYTSALCNACREASNKTSNLVAKRHFVQSAKDVANSTSALVKEIKALDQNYSEANRDKCGEATKPLLEAVDNLCTFAGSPEFASQPAKISITARAAQEPITSAGKAIIDGSCAMVRAAKSLAVSPKDPPTWQLLANHSKSVSDSIKSLVASIRDKASGQKECDAAMDKLSARIRELDAASLSAVSQALAPRRENTVQGFMDQMESSVNELREKLEPLRMAAKYEAENVGHTVSQVALYCEPLVSGAIGAASNMVQSKQQMVLLDQTKTVTESALQLVCVVKEIGGNPKAVKLHAEVDETVESMKDALHELQNTLETISTSNGIVTGLIDTISRAMVRLEDHRISTIDTVDSYVDYQTRMVEAAKEIAQLAQEMSTKSSTDVARLGPLAVDISHKYMQLARDTSGASAAASNADVSARLRTGVQELGRACADIVRAAGTCQISSGDAYAQREVAEYSKNVTEKVSQVLAALQAGSRGTQACINAASTVSGIIGDLDTTIMFATAGTLHAENEGDTFADHRENILKTAKALVEDTKTLVAGAASSQEQLAVAAQNAVSTIVQLAEVVKYGAASLGSQNPEAQVMLINAVKDVASALGDLIHATKAASGKPINDPSMAHLKDSAKVMVTNVTSLLKTVKAVEDEHTRGTRALESTIEAIAQEIRALTTPETQRMNVTPEDLVRCTKSITMSTGKAVAAGNSCKQDDIIAAANMVRKAISDMLTICKGAAYNCAETAELRDRTLQAGHDVAMNYRELLQAILQIASRSGESKHTLVPISRKIAQSVTELVAVAELLKGTDWVDPDDPTVIAENELLGAAASIDAAAKKLASLRPRRSIQEANEDMNFDEMILEAAKSIAAATSALIKAASAAQKELIATGKVARTPLTSSDDGQWSEGLISAARMVAAATHSLVESANALVQGVSSEEKLISSAKQVASSTAQLLVACKVKADPDSDSTKRLQAAGNAVKRATDNLVRAAQLAIQQEEDRSLVLNRRMVGGIAQEIDARSEVLRIERELEEARGRLTAIRQAKYKNRPDMADTDNEGEQSGYESYTFYFTQEKKESFTQEKKERIHYRS